From a single Prosthecobacter sp. genomic region:
- a CDS encoding sulfatase-like hydrolase/transferase yields MIRLFPLLLCFCALNVSAADVERPNIVVILLDNVGKEWFGCYGSEENCTPNIDRLAAGGVRFANCYTTTVCGPSRVQMLTGRYPFRTGWYLHHDAALYSGGGFDPQREVTYARVLRDAGYTTGIAGKWQVNNLYDEPDAITRHGFQEQLVWPGSIDRDKADADFMAAFQKAIANNDAEFLTEATRKIESRYWDPVLLRNGKRESAQGKFGPDVFLDFAFDFYRRHQKEPFLFYHAMVLTHGQNVKQQVVTTPDNRANPPKEEHELFADMLRYADKQVAAIIAELERLDLLKRTIVIIASDNGTEKSLSARANGRVVNGGLYQINEAGGNVPLIVHSPQLLKGGRTAPLADFTDIYPTICDIAGAKPPASLKLDGQSFAPFLLGKAPPPRKWIFNHYADERVVRDEHFKLRNNGDLFDLDADPAEQQPLPKDAETAVRAKLQAVLDSMPESTPLPFPHRSLSAFKKRAEAAKAVK; encoded by the coding sequence ATGATTCGCCTCTTTCCACTTTTGCTGTGCTTCTGCGCTTTGAATGTGTCTGCTGCTGACGTTGAGCGACCCAACATCGTCGTCATCCTGCTCGACAATGTCGGCAAGGAATGGTTCGGCTGCTATGGCAGCGAGGAAAATTGCACGCCGAACATCGACCGGCTGGCCGCGGGTGGTGTGCGCTTTGCAAACTGCTACACCACGACCGTTTGCGGCCCCAGCCGCGTGCAGATGCTCACGGGGCGCTATCCCTTCCGCACCGGCTGGTATCTGCATCACGACGCGGCGCTTTACAGCGGCGGCGGCTTCGATCCGCAGCGTGAAGTGACCTATGCGCGCGTGCTGCGCGATGCGGGATACACCACCGGCATCGCAGGCAAGTGGCAGGTGAACAATCTCTACGACGAGCCGGACGCGATCACACGCCACGGTTTCCAGGAGCAGCTCGTGTGGCCCGGCAGCATCGACCGCGACAAGGCAGACGCGGATTTCATGGCTGCGTTTCAGAAGGCTATCGCGAACAACGACGCCGAATTCCTCACCGAAGCCACGCGGAAGATCGAAAGCCGCTACTGGGACCCGGTTTTGTTGCGCAATGGCAAACGCGAGAGCGCACAGGGCAAGTTCGGCCCCGATGTGTTTCTCGACTTCGCCTTCGACTTCTACCGCAGGCACCAAAAAGAGCCGTTTCTGTTCTACCATGCCATGGTGCTGACCCACGGGCAGAACGTGAAGCAGCAGGTCGTCACCACGCCGGACAATCGCGCGAATCCGCCGAAGGAGGAGCATGAACTCTTCGCCGACATGCTGCGCTATGCCGACAAACAGGTCGCCGCGATCATCGCCGAGCTGGAGCGGCTCGACCTCTTGAAGCGCACCATCGTCATCATCGCTTCCGACAACGGCACCGAGAAATCACTTTCCGCACGCGCGAATGGTCGCGTCGTGAACGGCGGGCTGTATCAAATCAACGAGGCGGGCGGCAACGTGCCGCTCATCGTCCATAGCCCGCAGCTCTTGAAAGGCGGGCGCACCGCGCCATTGGCGGATTTCACCGACATTTACCCGACGATTTGCGACATCGCCGGAGCCAAGCCACCCGCTTCGCTGAAGCTCGACGGCCAGTCCTTCGCTCCGTTCCTCCTGGGGAAAGCTCCCCCGCCGCGAAAATGGATATTCAACCACTACGCCGACGAGCGTGTCGTGCGTGACGAACACTTCAAACTCAGAAACAACGGCGATCTCTTCGATCTCGACGCTGATCCGGCTGAGCAGCAACCGCTGCCAAAAGACGCCGAAACAGCCGTGCGGGCCAAATTGCAAGCCGTGCTCGATTCCATGCCGGAATCGACCCCGCTGCCGTTTCCGCATCGCAGCCTGTCCGCGTTCAAGAAACGCGCAGAAGCGGCGAAGGCGGTGAAGTGA
- a CDS encoding sulfatase-like hydrolase/transferase — MKTSLLCLLLFALGPSLFLPSEALAKEGAARPNIIFVMADDMGWGQTGYRGHPVLKTPNLDAMAANGLRFERFYAGNPVCSPTRATVLTGRTNDRAGVLTHGYALRLQEKTIAKALKGAGYVTGHFGKWHLNGFKGPGAPVLKDDPRSPGAFGFDEWVSVTNFFDKDPLMSRMGEIVEFTGDSSDIAVGEAVKFIDKHRTGEKPLFAIIWFGSPHSPFKAQEADKTAFADLDNLSQQHYGELVALDRAVGTLRQKLRDTGLADNTMLVFNSDNGGLPGITPETVGGLRGNKGSVFEGGLRVPGIIEWPGVIKPRITSHPACTVDLFPTVADILGLPDDVMIKPIDGISLKPLFAGEIGERTKPLGFRFGSKLALTGPRFKILTDNIEKASFQLYDIIADPNETTDLSTKEPQVFEQMKKELLAWNDSVSASFDGKDYPEGKVTPPDPKSIPWTEHPSYVPYLAEWQKRWEYKPADRGTKKRKKAE, encoded by the coding sequence ATGAAAACCTCGCTGCTCTGCCTCCTCCTCTTCGCCCTCGGCCCTTCGCTCTTCTTGCCCTCCGAAGCCTTGGCGAAGGAGGGCGCGGCGCGGCCGAACATCATCTTCGTCATGGCAGATGACATGGGCTGGGGGCAGACGGGGTATCGCGGGCATCCGGTGTTGAAGACGCCGAACCTCGACGCGATGGCGGCGAACGGGCTGCGCTTTGAGCGTTTTTACGCGGGGAATCCAGTGTGCTCGCCCACACGGGCCACGGTGCTCACGGGACGCACGAACGACCGCGCGGGTGTGCTCACGCATGGCTATGCGCTGCGTTTGCAGGAGAAGACCATCGCGAAGGCGCTGAAGGGCGCGGGTTATGTGACCGGGCATTTCGGCAAGTGGCATCTGAATGGCTTCAAAGGGCCGGGTGCGCCGGTTTTGAAGGACGATCCGCGTAGCCCGGGCGCGTTCGGCTTCGATGAATGGGTGTCAGTGACGAACTTCTTCGACAAAGACCCGCTCATGAGCCGCATGGGCGAGATTGTGGAGTTCACGGGCGACTCCTCCGACATCGCGGTGGGCGAGGCGGTGAAGTTCATCGATAAACATCGCACCGGGGAGAAGCCGCTGTTTGCCATCATCTGGTTCGGCAGTCCACACAGCCCGTTCAAGGCGCAGGAAGCGGACAAGACCGCCTTCGCAGATCTCGACAACCTTTCCCAGCAGCATTACGGCGAACTGGTGGCGCTGGATCGCGCCGTGGGAACGCTACGACAAAAGCTGCGCGACACCGGACTCGCCGACAACACGATGCTCGTCTTCAACAGCGACAACGGCGGTCTGCCCGGCATCACCCCGGAAACCGTGGGCGGTCTGCGTGGCAACAAAGGCAGCGTCTTTGAAGGCGGCCTGCGCGTGCCCGGCATCATCGAGTGGCCGGGCGTGATCAAACCGCGAATCACGAGTCATCCCGCCTGCACGGTGGACCTCTTCCCCACCGTCGCGGACATCCTCGGCCTGCCGGACGACGTGATGATCAAACCCATCGACGGCATCAGCCTGAAGCCGCTCTTCGCCGGAGAAATCGGCGAACGCACCAAACCCCTCGGCTTCCGCTTCGGCAGCAAGCTCGCGCTCACCGGCCCGCGCTTCAAAATCCTCACCGACAACATCGAAAAAGCCAGCTTCCAGCTCTACGACATCATCGCCGATCCGAACGAGACCACCGACCTCAGCACGAAGGAGCCGCAGGTGTTTGAGCAGATGAAAAAGGAACTGCTCGCCTGGAATGACAGCGTGAGCGCCAGCTTCGATGGCAAAGACTACCCTGAAGGCAAAGTCACGCCGCCTGATCCGAAGTCGATCCCATGGACCGAGCATCCAAGCTACGTCCCCTACCTCGCCGAATGGCAGAAGCGCTGGGAATACAAGCCAGCCGACCGCGGCACGAAGAAGAGAAAGAAGGCGGAGTGA
- a CDS encoding metallophosphoesterase produces the protein MPLKILAISDDDSRIGELDCQNPDFLISCGDMHEGAILRMARYYGARHILAVRGNHDSAAPFPDPIIDLHLKTVAIEGITFGGFAGSWRYKLVGHHLYEQWDVANALNGFRPVDVFVAHNSPAGIHERDIHVHQGFKAFGEYIDRTQPQLFIHGHQHIDASTIRGQTTILSVFGERAITIES, from the coding sequence ATGCCACTCAAGATTCTCGCCATTTCGGATGATGACTCACGAATTGGTGAACTCGATTGCCAGAATCCTGATTTTCTCATTTCATGTGGAGACATGCACGAAGGAGCAATCCTGCGGATGGCCCGCTACTACGGAGCTCGTCACATCCTTGCTGTTCGTGGGAACCACGATTCTGCCGCTCCATTTCCTGATCCAATCATCGACTTGCATCTCAAGACCGTAGCAATTGAGGGTATCACTTTTGGCGGTTTCGCAGGGTCATGGCGTTACAAACTTGTTGGGCATCATCTCTACGAGCAGTGGGACGTTGCTAATGCCTTGAACGGTTTTCGACCCGTTGACGTTTTCGTTGCCCACAACTCTCCAGCAGGCATTCACGAAAGGGACATCCACGTCCATCAAGGATTCAAGGCATTCGGCGAATACATTGATCGAACTCAGCCTCAACTATTCATTCACGGGCACCAGCACATTGATGCATCGACCATTCGTGGTCAGACGACAATTTTGTCAGTCTTCGGGGAGCGGGCCATCACCATCGAGTCATGA
- a CDS encoding alpha/beta hydrolase — MKFALLALLLGAASVLAAEKPLVLWPNGAPGALGTAAKDIPTLTPYLPAKPNNAAMLLIPGGSYSGIYEGQAEPFALWLNEQGITVFVLRYRLGSAGYRYPAQLQDAVEAMFQIRGNAAKWKIDPQRIGVMGFSAGGHLVSTLINRPEDGMILGSDRTVSPRPDLAILCYPVISMITKPHATSRKMLIGDQPDEKLVRQTSSELQVKPGLPPVFLWHTTEDKLVPVDHAQLYAAALHQNNVPHELHLYQHGDHGTGLIGTEHPWFADLLFWLKAQGFVK; from the coding sequence ATGAAATTCGCCCTCCTCGCCCTTCTCCTTGGCGCAGCATCCGTTCTCGCCGCAGAGAAACCCCTCGTCCTATGGCCGAATGGCGCTCCCGGCGCACTCGGCACAGCCGCGAAGGACATCCCGACGCTCACGCCCTATCTCCCGGCAAAGCCAAACAACGCGGCTATGCTCTTGATTCCCGGCGGCAGCTATAGCGGCATTTATGAAGGGCAGGCCGAGCCGTTTGCGCTGTGGTTGAATGAGCAGGGTATCACCGTCTTCGTGCTGCGCTACCGGCTCGGCAGCGCGGGCTATCGTTATCCCGCGCAGCTTCAGGACGCCGTGGAGGCCATGTTTCAGATCCGTGGCAATGCCGCGAAGTGGAAGATCGACCCGCAACGCATCGGCGTGATGGGTTTCTCTGCTGGCGGCCATCTCGTCTCCACACTCATCAACCGGCCCGAGGATGGCATGATCCTCGGCAGTGATCGCACAGTCAGCCCTCGCCCTGATCTCGCCATCCTTTGCTATCCCGTCATCAGCATGATCACCAAGCCCCACGCCACCTCGCGCAAGATGCTCATCGGCGATCAACCGGATGAAAAACTCGTCCGCCAGACCTCCAGCGAGCTGCAAGTGAAGCCCGGCCTGCCGCCCGTCTTCCTCTGGCACACGACGGAGGACAAACTGGTTCCCGTCGATCACGCCCAGCTCTACGCCGCCGCCTTGCATCAAAACAACGTCCCCCACGAACTCCATCTTTACCAGCACGGCGACCACGGCACCGGCCTCATCGGCACCGAGCACCCGTGGTTCGCGGATTTACTCTTCTGGCTGAAGGCGCAGGGGTTTGTGAAGTAG
- a CDS encoding FAD-dependent oxidoreductase, with protein sequence MKPFLLTLLLSSLAAAETLQTDLLIVGGTESGWAAAIQAARMGCKSITVVHDGPWLGGQYTEQGLVCVDENKGAGKVGWGPDWHPMKRSFHRFGLFKELMDRIEAFNTKKYGSPMPGKPMHGPTTFRPAEAEAIFREMLHPYIASGQVVLKLNHIPVAALKTDSKVTGMTFRSDKGETLEVKAALTIDASDWGDVVQFSGTEFEVGPDPKSRYGEPSAQEDVSVNPPNEMNPITWTLIVEEGKTDTPIPPPHYDERRYWGATQFGKKEASKLKWERPIRPSNMAPWPPKGRESARQGTILSMRRIVEGTTSTDGITSALICYSNGQDYPLERLPKHVCDALEATERGAAMKNLVLMTREQRQIVFEDCKAHSLGLLHHLQTTVHDRAKDTVNSLRHYHLSTEFGTPDNLPMKPYIRESLRLKALHMMREQDSLVIGGNGKSDAKESFAKVMYPDGVFAWQFHYDFHDTGRTYLKAEGDSGPWTHYEKPGRGVHNLSDRSVFPLRSLIPVKMDGLIGAQGNVGFSSIVSSAIRLHDHRIHIGQAAAALAVLALKHQTQPRELAWGRDHLEAIQHALCGGTEGVPMLLWPWRDLPADHAAFVAINRLSTRGLLPVSRGEVDFQPDAPATKEWQAEVLKRCASHDFNLLSGDKLTRGEFANTLWNVIKNQPAPAWKRLRPDDADGDGVADLDDAQPFSVY encoded by the coding sequence ATGAAACCATTCCTGCTGACACTCCTCCTCTCCAGTCTAGCGGCCGCTGAAACCCTTCAAACCGATCTGCTCATCGTTGGCGGCACGGAGTCAGGCTGGGCGGCAGCGATCCAGGCGGCGCGGATGGGATGCAAGTCGATCACCGTCGTGCATGACGGGCCGTGGCTCGGCGGGCAGTACACGGAGCAGGGGCTCGTGTGTGTGGATGAAAACAAAGGCGCTGGCAAAGTCGGCTGGGGACCAGACTGGCATCCGATGAAGCGCTCGTTTCATCGCTTCGGCCTCTTCAAGGAGCTGATGGATCGCATCGAGGCCTTCAACACAAAGAAATACGGCTCGCCCATGCCGGGGAAGCCGATGCATGGCCCGACGACATTTCGACCCGCCGAAGCGGAGGCGATTTTCCGCGAGATGCTCCACCCTTACATCGCCAGCGGGCAGGTGGTGCTGAAGCTGAATCACATCCCCGTCGCGGCGCTGAAGACGGACAGCAAAGTCACCGGCATGACGTTTCGCTCGGACAAAGGCGAGACGCTGGAGGTGAAAGCAGCGCTCACCATCGACGCGTCGGACTGGGGCGATGTCGTGCAGTTCAGCGGCACTGAGTTTGAGGTCGGCCCTGATCCAAAGTCACGCTACGGCGAGCCGAGCGCACAAGAAGATGTCTCCGTGAATCCGCCTAACGAGATGAACCCGATCACCTGGACGCTCATCGTCGAGGAAGGCAAAACCGACACGCCGATCCCGCCGCCGCATTACGATGAGCGGCGTTACTGGGGCGCCACGCAGTTTGGCAAGAAGGAGGCATCCAAGCTGAAATGGGAGCGTCCGATTCGCCCGAGCAACATGGCTCCGTGGCCGCCGAAAGGTCGCGAGTCCGCGCGGCAGGGCACCATCCTCTCCATGCGCCGCATCGTGGAGGGCACCACGAGCACCGATGGCATCACCTCCGCGCTCATCTGCTACTCGAACGGCCAGGACTATCCGCTGGAGCGACTGCCGAAGCATGTGTGTGATGCGCTGGAGGCCACGGAGCGTGGCGCGGCGATGAAGAACCTCGTTTTGATGACGCGCGAGCAGCGCCAGATCGTGTTCGAGGACTGCAAAGCGCACTCGCTCGGTCTGCTGCATCATTTGCAAACCACCGTGCATGACCGCGCCAAAGACACCGTGAACAGCCTGCGTCATTACCACCTCAGCACCGAGTTCGGCACGCCGGACAATCTGCCGATGAAGCCCTACATCCGCGAGAGCCTGCGGCTGAAGGCGCTCCACATGATGCGCGAGCAGGACAGTCTCGTCATCGGCGGCAACGGCAAAAGCGACGCCAAGGAATCCTTCGCGAAGGTGATGTATCCTGACGGTGTCTTCGCGTGGCAGTTTCATTACGACTTCCACGACACCGGTCGCACTTACCTGAAGGCGGAGGGCGACTCCGGGCCGTGGACGCACTACGAGAAGCCCGGGCGCGGCGTTCACAATCTCAGCGACCGTAGCGTCTTCCCGCTGCGTAGCCTCATCCCGGTAAAGATGGACGGCCTCATCGGCGCGCAGGGCAATGTGGGCTTCAGCAGCATCGTCAGCAGCGCGATCCGCCTGCATGATCATCGCATCCATATCGGCCAGGCAGCAGCAGCGCTTGCAGTACTGGCTTTGAAACATCAAACGCAGCCGCGTGAGCTCGCCTGGGGCCGCGACCATCTCGAAGCCATCCAGCACGCCCTCTGTGGCGGCACTGAAGGCGTGCCGATGCTGCTCTGGCCCTGGCGTGATCTTCCTGCGGATCATGCCGCCTTTGTCGCGATCAACCGGCTCTCCACTCGCGGGCTGCTGCCAGTGTCGCGCGGTGAAGTCGATTTCCAACCCGATGCGCCCGCCACAAAGGAATGGCAGGCGGAAGTGCTGAAGCGCTGCGCCAGCCACGACTTCAATCTGCTCTCTGGCGACAAGCTCACGCGTGGTGAATTCGCCAACACGCTCTGGAATGTGATCAAAAACCAACCCGCACCCGCATGGAAACGCCTGAGACCAGATGATGCCGATGGGGATGGCGTAGCCGATTTGGATGATGCGCAGCCTTTCAGCGTTTATTGA
- a CDS encoding DEAD/DEAH box helicase encodes MIRGLEELGITTPTEVQKKVIPFLLTDGSDLIAQAQTGTGKTAAFGLPLLSKMNPKHRDIQGLVLAPTRELAKQIGKQLFRFTKYTEKIFIEVLSGGDNIDRQTEALKRPTHIVVATPGRLLDLIERDALTLEFVRYVVLDEADEMLSMGFKKQLTEILKLAAMRRSTWLFSATFPEAIQVLIKGSMSPDAHSIQIDQANVVNRDIDHRFAICKREDKTEFIANFLKRQKEGRGLIFCRTKAGANELHQELVALGLPVGVLQGDLMQKERDKVMRAFKKQRVQFVVATDVAARGLDVEGLTFVIHHQLPDQREYYTHRSGRTARAGKKGMSLALINSKEKWQLTELETKLRVKFSEYRK; translated from the coding sequence ATGATCCGTGGCCTGGAGGAACTGGGCATCACCACGCCGACGGAGGTGCAGAAAAAGGTGATCCCGTTTCTCCTTACCGACGGCAGTGATCTCATCGCGCAAGCGCAGACTGGCACCGGCAAGACGGCGGCTTTTGGCCTGCCGCTGCTGTCGAAGATGAACCCCAAGCACCGGGACATCCAGGGGCTTGTGCTCGCCCCAACGCGTGAGCTGGCGAAGCAGATCGGCAAGCAGCTCTTTCGCTTCACCAAGTACACGGAGAAGATTTTCATCGAGGTTCTCAGCGGCGGCGACAACATCGACCGGCAGACGGAGGCGCTGAAGCGTCCCACTCACATTGTCGTCGCCACGCCGGGGCGGCTGCTCGATTTGATTGAGCGTGATGCGCTCACCCTCGAATTCGTTCGCTATGTGGTGCTGGATGAGGCGGATGAGATGTTGAGCATGGGCTTCAAGAAGCAACTGACGGAAATCCTCAAGCTGGCGGCGATGAGGCGCAGCACCTGGCTGTTTTCCGCGACTTTCCCGGAGGCGATCCAGGTTCTCATCAAAGGCAGCATGTCGCCCGACGCGCATTCGATTCAGATTGATCAGGCGAACGTCGTCAATCGTGACATCGACCACCGCTTTGCGATCTGCAAACGTGAGGACAAGACCGAGTTCATTGCCAATTTTCTCAAGCGCCAGAAGGAGGGCCGGGGGCTGATCTTTTGCCGCACCAAGGCTGGCGCGAACGAACTGCACCAGGAACTTGTCGCGCTCGGACTGCCGGTCGGTGTCTTGCAGGGCGATCTCATGCAAAAGGAGCGCGACAAGGTGATGCGCGCCTTCAAAAAGCAACGCGTGCAGTTTGTCGTGGCCACCGATGTCGCTGCACGCGGACTTGATGTCGAAGGGCTGACGTTTGTGATCCATCACCAGCTTCCCGACCAGCGCGAATACTACACCCATCGCAGCGGCCGAACGGCCCGTGCCGGGAAGAAGGGCATGTCACTCGCCTTGATCAACTCGAAGGAAAAATGGCAGCTCACCGAGCTTGAAACGAAACTGCGGGTCAAGTTCAGCGAGTATCGGAAGTAG
- a CDS encoding SDR family oxidoreductase, with translation MNQVCVVTGGAKGIGLATAHALLARGARVALLDLENVALDHPHALSVRCDVTRAADVQAAVAQITAKFGPIAVWVNNAGLARHRWIPDYTEAEIDLMLDVNLKGTILGSQAALRSMIPQKRGHIINVISTASLRGIPSETVYCAAKWGVRGFTQGLAEEAAAHRIRVTALLPGGVDTAFWTDASTRQAPTQLFLKPEHIANGIVSCLEMDDFCVPRELVLRSLDDSDFSVKPA, from the coding sequence ATGAACCAAGTCTGCGTCGTCACCGGCGGTGCCAAAGGCATCGGTCTCGCCACCGCCCATGCTCTTCTCGCCCGTGGTGCACGTGTGGCCCTGCTCGATCTTGAGAACGTCGCACTCGATCATCCTCATGCCCTGTCGGTCCGCTGTGATGTCACCCGCGCCGCCGATGTGCAGGCCGCGGTCGCTCAAATCACCGCCAAGTTCGGCCCCATCGCCGTGTGGGTGAACAACGCCGGCCTCGCACGCCATCGCTGGATTCCCGATTACACCGAGGCCGAGATCGACCTCATGCTCGATGTGAACCTCAAAGGCACCATCCTCGGCTCCCAGGCCGCGTTGCGTTCGATGATCCCGCAAAAGCGCGGCCACATCATCAACGTCATCTCCACCGCCAGCCTGCGCGGTATCCCGAGCGAGACGGTCTATTGCGCCGCGAAGTGGGGCGTGCGCGGATTTACTCAAGGTCTGGCCGAAGAAGCCGCCGCCCACCGCATCCGCGTTACCGCCCTCCTCCCCGGCGGCGTCGACACCGCCTTCTGGACCGACGCCAGCACCCGCCAGGCACCCACGCAGCTTTTCCTCAAGCCCGAGCACATCGCCAACGGCATCGTGAGCTGCCTCGAAATGGATGACTTCTGCGTGCCGCGTGAATTGGTGCTCCGCTCGCTCGATGACAGCGACTTCTCGGTGAAGCCTGCGTGA
- a CDS encoding TrkA C-terminal domain-containing protein, whose amino-acid sequence MAPVFALLIIALVSLLAVRVGSTALMMTGLSWDTASFQAYSAFFGVGFTTKEAEMVVNHPVRRRIIRDLILVGNVGLTSALATLVVTLLQTTSGGNALLMFGWLIGGLVALLFISRLAWFQKVLDRVIQYTLERAGMVRALDYELLLRIQHGYVVSEIEVMSDTFLAGRTLRESRPWDRGVVILAIKRDGETHPGIPSRDDSVKAGDVVTAYGKETALQAMTQPMEQPGTKNKEP is encoded by the coding sequence ATGGCTCCCGTCTTCGCCCTGCTCATCATCGCCCTTGTCTCGCTGCTGGCGGTGCGCGTGGGCTCCACAGCGCTGATGATGACCGGCCTGAGCTGGGACACGGCCAGTTTTCAAGCCTACTCCGCGTTCTTCGGCGTCGGTTTCACCACGAAGGAGGCGGAGATGGTGGTGAATCATCCCGTGCGCCGCCGCATCATTCGCGATCTCATTCTCGTCGGCAATGTCGGTCTCACCTCTGCGCTCGCCACGTTGGTAGTCACGCTGCTGCAAACCACCTCCGGCGGCAATGCGCTGCTCATGTTTGGCTGGCTGATCGGCGGCCTGGTCGCTCTGTTGTTCATCTCGCGCCTCGCCTGGTTTCAAAAAGTGCTCGACCGCGTCATTCAGTACACCCTGGAGCGGGCGGGCATGGTGCGCGCGCTCGATTACGAGCTGCTGCTGCGCATCCAGCACGGTTACGTCGTCTCCGAAATCGAGGTGATGTCCGACACGTTCCTGGCAGGCCGCACGCTGCGTGAATCGCGCCCGTGGGACCGTGGCGTCGTCATCCTCGCCATCAAACGCGACGGTGAAACCCATCCCGGCATCCCCAGCCGCGATGATTCAGTCAAAGCAGGAGACGTCGTCACCGCCTACGGCAAAGAAACCGCTCTCCAGGCCATGACCCAGCCGATGGAACAACCAGGAACCAAGAACAAAGAACCATGA